Within Bradymonas sediminis, the genomic segment ACGCAAATCGGCGGCGCAGCGCGTAGTCCACCAGCGCCAACGAGCGATCCGCGGTGTTCATCATGCCGATTAAATGCACATTCTCAGGGACCGAAAATTTCGCCTCTCCGGGCTGGGCATATTGAAGGTTAATGCCCCATTCTCGGCCGCGCTTATCCGGCTCGATCGACATCATCAACTCGCCGAAGATCTTCGACAGGTTACCCCGATTGATCTCATCAATAATGAAGATATAGGGGATGTTTGGGTCGGCCTGGCGCGCCCGCTCACAGAACTCAAAAAAGACGCCGTTTGCCCGGTGAAATCCCGCCCCTTCTTCGCTGGGGCGATACCCTTGAATAAAATCTTCGTAGGTATAGGATTGATGAAATTGAACCATCTCAACCCGGCTTTCGTCTTTTTCGCCCATCAGCGCGTACGCCAACCGCTTGCAAATAAAAGTCTTCCCGATGCCGGGCGGCCCCTGCAGGATGATATTTTTTCGCGCGGATAATAGCTCTAAAATGACCTTGAATTTATCGCGTGAGACAAAGAGATCCTCCAGCGCATCTTCGAGACGATAGACCGGAGCCTCGTTGGGCTCCTCGGCGGCCTGCCACCCGTTCAATAAGATGAAGCGGCGCGTCGGGTCATCAAAGAGGGCTTCAAAGAGCGGCTGTATATGATCATTCCGGTATTTACTGCGTGTCCAATGCGCGTATTTATCCCGAGTCTGCTCGAGCGCGCGCTCAGACGCCTCTCGAAGCGGCGCGCCCAAGGACTTGGCCTGTTTTATCGACATTCGATAGATCCCGATTTGGGGCTCATCTTCGGCGCTCGCGAATAGATATGTTTGCGGAATTCCCAGCTCGCTCGCCAACTCGCAGTCCAGCGCCAGCTTCACACGCTCGTCGCTCCAACCCGACCATCCGATCGCCATCACCTTGCGCTCGCCGAAAAATAGCCCGAACTCCAGACTATCGCGCTCCCACTTATAGAGTGAAAAGCGCGCATCATCTTTGCCGCGAACTCCGAGCTGCTCCGCCGTGTGACGCATTAGATCGAACGTCCAATTGGCCTCGTCAATATCCGTAAAATGTGTGGCAAAGGGCTCGGCCATCTCCAGCTTCGACGGGTCCGCCTCCACGTCTAGCCCCTCTAAAAGCTCTGGAAATAAGAAGAGCAGCCGATTGAACGCTTCCTTCGACACCCGAAAATTTGTGCCTTGAGGAGCTCTAATGATAGGCAAATCTTTGAGTTGAGCGTCTCGCTTTAGAGTATCGCGTAAAATGGGCTGGTCCAGGATATTCACGAGCTCAAAATCAACCGTGCAGCTCGGGTCCGCGGGGCCATCAGCTTGCGCTTGGACAGGGTCCGTCACAAGACGTCCTACCGCGTAAACGCCGGCGTTCGCACCGGACTCCCAAAGCAAAACCACATCGTCTTTAGCAATCTCATCTCTATAGCGCGTAACGCGCCACCAATCCGTGTCGCCCACCTCTTGATTTTGTAGCTTCTCGCTCAGCGCATACTCGTTCGTATTCGCCTGAAAGATCCAGACCCTTGGGATCGCCTTAAGCCCACGAAACTCCGCGTAGGCTCGCCTTTCCTCGTCGGACAAGAACTCCAATTCACTCAGAGATGCGCGCGTCACCATAAATAGGAGTCCCTGTGCGTCCAGTCGGTCTCGCAGCTCAACACCTTTTGCAGCGATCTCCTCGATAAATGCATCGAGAAACTCCAGCGTATGTAAATAGGTATCGGCTTCGACACGTTTGTCTTCGGGCTTGGTATAGTCGACGTACTCAAAAGCCCTCCACACGACAGTGTATTTATAGAAGGCGTAGCGCGCCGGGTCCTGGCCCATGAGTAGAAAGGAGGCGATACTCAAGCGGCCACTGGGGCCGCTGATCACCTGTTTGGGTAAGCGCTCAAAAAAGCCGAGCAACCGTTCTCTAAGGTTTTCTTCCTCATCCCACAGTTGAAGAAGCGCCAGGCGAGCTGTGTCTGGGTTTGTGTCACACCAGTTTAGAAAGGCGTCGTGCGCGCGCCACGACGTCAGGTTATTTGGCGAGCCAAAGGCGCGTCTGAGCGTCTTGCTCCAACCCGGGCGCTCGTCCCGAACAGCGGTGATGGCCGCTTGAATATGCTGCGCGATCTTGAGTTTATAGTCGCGCTCCCTCGCCTCGAAGTGACCGCTTTCATAGAAGCGTTTGGCCCACTTTAGAACTTCATGCCAGGGGTTGGCTTCGGGCTTCCATAATCGGAGGATTTCGGGATCCCAGAAAGCTTCAAACCCCTCTCCCCGCTCCTGACTCAGGTTATGACGAATTTGGCCAAGCTGGCGGTCAATATTTGCGCTCGGGTCATCGATATAGGGGGACAACCCGCGCGCAATATCGCGCTTCATTTTCACCGAGGTGATCGCCTCAAATCGCTCGGGGTGAACAAGATGAAGGAGCGCGTGTCGCTGGGTGCGCGCTTTCGAACGATCAATTTTGAAGAGAAACTCCCGAAAGGCCCACCCATCCTCAAGAAGCCGGTCTTTCTGAGTGGAGTCCCGCTTCTTCCACGCACGCACAAAGTCCAGGACATAATAGATCATGAACGGGCGATGGATCAGAAACGCCATGCCCGGATTGGCTACCCCGTTATCGAGGGCTTGCCTAAGATCTGCCGGGATCTTTATTGGCGCTTCCATGCCACTGAGCACCCCTTGAATCATGCTGCGCTTGGACTTCCCGCCGATACACTCTTTCGTGGCGATCAAGAGATGGACAAATAAGAACTCCGCCATGAGCTGAATGGTCTGATCCGGCGCACCTGATAGCTGACGTTCCAGCTTTTCGGTGAATTTCAGCTCGGTCCCTTCAATTGGGTTATTTACGAAATAATCATGCAAACTCTCGACGTTCTCCGCCGTCCAGATGGCATGACCCGGGGTAAATAAGGAGTCGTCTTGGCGAAGCCCACGCTCAATGAATTGGGCCGCGGCGGCGTAGACTTGCTGAGCATGCGGGCTTGTCAGTCGAGACACGTGTGATTCCTGTGTTGGGGGGATTTGAGTTCGGTTTTGTGGGTTAGGATTAATGAAGGTATCGTGTTTATCGTTGGTGTTTCAAGGTGAATTCTGGGGTTAATCTGGTGTTGTTGGCGTCGAGGTTCGCCTCCTCACCTCACCGGCAACTCAAAGCTCTCCACCCGCGACGCCCCTTTCTCCCCGACCTCTTCAAC encodes:
- a CDS encoding AAA family ATPase is translated as MSRLTSPHAQQVYAAAAQFIERGLRQDDSLFTPGHAIWTAENVESLHDYFVNNPIEGTELKFTEKLERQLSGAPDQTIQLMAEFLFVHLLIATKECIGGKSKRSMIQGVLSGMEAPIKIPADLRQALDNGVANPGMAFLIHRPFMIYYVLDFVRAWKKRDSTQKDRLLEDGWAFREFLFKIDRSKARTQRHALLHLVHPERFEAITSVKMKRDIARGLSPYIDDPSANIDRQLGQIRHNLSQERGEGFEAFWDPEILRLWKPEANPWHEVLKWAKRFYESGHFEARERDYKLKIAQHIQAAITAVRDERPGWSKTLRRAFGSPNNLTSWRAHDAFLNWCDTNPDTARLALLQLWDEEENLRERLLGFFERLPKQVISGPSGRLSIASFLLMGQDPARYAFYKYTVVWRAFEYVDYTKPEDKRVEADTYLHTLEFLDAFIEEIAAKGVELRDRLDAQGLLFMVTRASLSELEFLSDEERRAYAEFRGLKAIPRVWIFQANTNEYALSEKLQNQEVGDTDWWRVTRYRDEIAKDDVVLLWESGANAGVYAVGRLVTDPVQAQADGPADPSCTVDFELVNILDQPILRDTLKRDAQLKDLPIIRAPQGTNFRVSKEAFNRLLFLFPELLEGLDVEADPSKLEMAEPFATHFTDIDEANWTFDLMRHTAEQLGVRGKDDARFSLYKWERDSLEFGLFFGERKVMAIGWSGWSDERVKLALDCELASELGIPQTYLFASAEDEPQIGIYRMSIKQAKSLGAPLREASERALEQTRDKYAHWTRSKYRNDHIQPLFEALFDDPTRRFILLNGWQAAEEPNEAPVYRLEDALEDLFVSRDKFKVILELLSARKNIILQGPPGIGKTFICKRLAYALMGEKDESRVEMVQFHQSYTYEDFIQGYRPSEEGAGFHRANGVFFEFCERARQADPNIPYIFIIDEINRGNLSKIFGELMMSIEPDKRGREWGINLQYAQPGEAKFSVPENVHLIGMMNTADRSLALVDYALRRRFAFVDLKPKFNKKFEAFLAQQDVHKSVIEQIVTRLTRLNRDIAADKPELGEGFCVGHSYFCSARGAQDGEAWYRRVIEYDIAPLLREYWFDRPEQAEEKIRALLEAF